One region of Mycolicibacterium rhodesiae NBB3 genomic DNA includes:
- a CDS encoding M20 family metallopeptidase produces the protein MSMHNAVEAWLDHHYADLVAWRRHIHANPELGRQEFATTQFVASHLADAGLNPKVLPGGTGLTCDFGPDYGPRIALRADMDALPMADRTGLPFASLVPNVAHACGHDAHTSMLLGTALALASVPELPVGVRLIFQAAEELMPGGAIDAITAGALAGVSRIFALHCDPRLAVGKVAVRPGPITSAADQLEVALHSPGGHTSRPHLTGDLVYGIGTLITGVPGILSRRIDPRNSTVMVWGAVNSGTAANAIPQTGTLAGTIRTASRETWETLESIVREAITSLLAPLNIEHTVQYRRGVPPVVNEEISTRIVTHAIEAIGPDVLCDTRQSGGGEDFSWYLEEVPGAMARLGVWSGRGPQLDLHQPTFDIDERALAVGVRFLVNIVDQAAQF, from the coding sequence ATGAGTATGCACAACGCCGTCGAGGCGTGGCTGGACCACCACTACGCGGATCTGGTGGCGTGGCGCCGCCACATTCACGCCAATCCCGAGCTGGGTCGTCAGGAGTTCGCCACCACACAATTCGTCGCTTCGCACCTGGCCGACGCGGGCCTCAACCCGAAGGTGCTGCCCGGAGGTACCGGACTGACTTGCGACTTCGGTCCGGATTACGGACCGAGGATCGCCCTGCGTGCCGATATGGACGCGTTGCCCATGGCCGACCGGACCGGGCTGCCGTTTGCGTCGCTGGTTCCCAATGTCGCCCATGCATGTGGTCACGACGCGCACACCTCGATGTTGTTGGGGACGGCGCTGGCCCTCGCGTCGGTGCCGGAACTTCCGGTAGGTGTGCGATTGATCTTCCAGGCCGCCGAGGAGTTGATGCCCGGCGGTGCGATCGACGCGATTACGGCCGGAGCGCTGGCAGGGGTGTCGCGCATCTTCGCGCTGCACTGTGACCCGCGGCTGGCAGTGGGGAAGGTCGCGGTTCGGCCCGGCCCGATCACTTCGGCCGCCGATCAGCTCGAGGTGGCACTGCATTCGCCGGGTGGACATACGTCGCGACCGCACCTGACCGGAGACCTCGTCTACGGGATCGGCACGTTGATCACGGGCGTGCCGGGAATTTTGTCCCGGCGCATCGACCCGCGCAACAGCACGGTCATGGTGTGGGGTGCTGTCAATTCGGGCACCGCGGCGAACGCGATCCCGCAGACGGGAACATTGGCGGGCACCATTCGCACCGCGAGCAGGGAGACCTGGGAGACCCTCGAATCCATTGTGCGCGAGGCGATCACGTCGCTTCTTGCGCCGCTGAACATCGAGCACACCGTGCAGTACCGCCGCGGCGTTCCGCCGGTGGTGAACGAGGAGATCTCGACACGCATCGTCACACATGCCATCGAGGCGATCGGTCCCGACGTGCTGTGCGATACCCGGCAGTCCGGCGGCGGCGAAGACTTCTCCTGGTATCTCGAGGAAGTGCCCGGCGCGATGGCGCGGCTGGGCGTGTGGTCGGGTCGCGGGCCGCAGCTGGATCTGCACCAGCCGACGTTCGACATCGACGAACGGGCGCTGGCCGTAGGTGTGCGGTTCCTGGTCAACATCGTCGATCAGGCGGCGCAGTTCTAG
- a CDS encoding M20 family metallopeptidase, with protein sequence MATATASRCVEDAVNRCRGDLVELSHSIHAEPELAFAEHRSCEKTQALVADRGFEITNSLGGLATAFRAEYGSGPLVIGICAEYDALPGIGHACGHNIIAASAVGTALALAEVADELALTVVLLGTPAEESGGGKVLLLNAGAFDDIVATVMLHPGPVDIAAARSLALSQVAVDYRGRESHAAVAPYLGVNAVDAITVSQVAIGLLRQQLAPGQMMHGIVTDGGQATNVIPGRAQMQYTMRANDAASLRELEKRMSDCFLAGAVATGCDYSVSETEPAYHELTPDSWLADTFRDEMVRIGRSPVPADIEAAMPLGSTDMGNVTQVMPGIHPIVGIDAGGASVHQSAFTEAAAGPSADTAVVEGAIMLARTVVRLAQTPEQRDRVLELKARRAA encoded by the coding sequence GGCGATCTCGTCGAGTTGTCGCACTCGATTCACGCCGAACCAGAGCTCGCGTTCGCCGAGCACCGCAGCTGTGAAAAGACTCAGGCGTTGGTCGCCGACCGCGGTTTCGAGATCACCAACTCACTCGGCGGCCTGGCCACCGCTTTCCGCGCCGAGTACGGCAGCGGTCCACTGGTCATCGGGATCTGCGCCGAATACGACGCGCTGCCCGGGATCGGTCACGCCTGCGGGCACAACATCATCGCCGCATCTGCGGTCGGCACCGCGCTGGCGCTGGCCGAGGTGGCCGACGAGCTGGCGCTGACGGTGGTGCTGCTCGGTACGCCTGCAGAAGAATCCGGTGGCGGAAAAGTGTTGCTACTCAACGCCGGAGCCTTCGACGACATCGTCGCGACCGTGATGTTGCATCCGGGCCCGGTGGACATCGCGGCCGCCCGGTCATTGGCGCTGTCACAGGTTGCTGTCGACTATCGCGGCAGGGAATCGCACGCGGCCGTGGCGCCGTACCTCGGTGTCAACGCCGTCGACGCGATCACCGTCTCGCAAGTGGCGATCGGGCTGCTCCGTCAGCAGTTGGCGCCCGGCCAGATGATGCACGGCATCGTCACCGACGGCGGGCAAGCCACCAACGTCATTCCGGGCCGCGCGCAGATGCAGTACACGATGAGGGCCAACGACGCCGCATCGCTGCGCGAACTCGAGAAGCGGATGTCGGACTGTTTCCTCGCCGGCGCCGTGGCCACCGGTTGCGACTACTCGGTGTCCGAGACCGAGCCCGCGTACCACGAATTGACTCCCGACTCCTGGCTGGCCGACACCTTCCGGGACGAGATGGTGCGCATCGGCCGCTCACCGGTGCCGGCCGACATCGAGGCGGCAATGCCGCTGGGCAGCACCGACATGGGCAACGTCACCCAAGTAATGCCCGGCATCCATCCGATCGTCGGGATAGACGCCGGCGGCGCGTCGGTGCACCAGTCGGCGTTCACCGAGGCTGCTGCGGGACCCAGCGCGGATACCGCGGTTGTCGAAGGCGCGATCATGCTGGCTCGCACGGTGGTCAGGTTGGCGCAGACGCCCGAGCAACGGGACCGGGTACTCGAGCTGAAGGCGAGGCGGGCGGCATGA